One Corallococcus exiguus DNA segment encodes these proteins:
- a CDS encoding RDD family protein, which yields MSDFREALESILEAQCSEHPGFSAAIACARCGTFTCAFCASSGAGLCLRCLHAAPELATRRARLAACLVDGAALLLPSLFLGVLRCLAIPDEAAMKAPVVYAPALLVLLVQANLIRGTGASLGKRLLGIRVVRGDGLPAEVWRIALLRNALPMALCGYCVWLGLVDALFLVGEKRRCLHDWVAGTRVVKAPRA from the coding sequence ATGTCCGACTTCCGCGAGGCCCTTGAATCGATTTTGGAAGCCCAGTGCTCCGAGCACCCAGGCTTCTCTGCCGCCATCGCCTGTGCTCGTTGCGGCACCTTCACGTGTGCCTTTTGTGCCTCGTCAGGGGCGGGCTTGTGCCTTCGGTGCCTGCATGCGGCTCCGGAGTTGGCGACGCGCAGGGCCCGGCTCGCGGCATGCCTTGTCGATGGTGCTGCGCTCCTGCTCCCGTCCCTGTTCCTGGGCGTGCTTCGGTGCCTGGCCATTCCGGACGAGGCGGCGATGAAGGCTCCGGTCGTCTACGCCCCGGCGCTCCTCGTGTTGCTCGTGCAGGCGAACCTGATTCGAGGGACTGGGGCGAGCCTCGGCAAGCGGCTCCTGGGGATACGCGTCGTCCGCGGAGACGGACTTCCAGCGGAGGTGTGGCGGATCGCCTTGCTGAGGAACGCGCTCCCGATGGCGCTCTGCGGCTACTGCGTCTGGCTGGGCCTCGTGGACGCGCTCTTCCTCGTTGGGGAGAAGCGGCGATGCCTTCACGACTGGGTGGCCGGCACCCGCGTCGTGAAGGCTCCTCGAGCGTAG
- a CDS encoding HEAT repeat domain-containing protein codes for MEGEVKSGRPRWLAGLVCVVVALSMGCSRPWKREDIRTWEGCCEGADACLALLQQLHGPDTGEKWLPPEQACASWKLGRVGEDVVPRLISLLRHSDRRVRGGAAQALAKMEEKAAGAMPALIEAYEREPGGLALHALSSLDDERAAPAIVRHLLESPTSALEHLGPTLAPVLVEVLENPESSWEALVLVRRVLARRPSMYTETFVPRLRTLLARELGEPTLRRPPGTSCPSAPAPSCEAVFDGCTPRAAYVASALAAYERRGAKAAPEVLQALQRADVRLTPVALQALVAFGSPAAVPEVLQQLAVPECRARALASLVSLGDVARPAATEPLLRLLATGEEGWVRARAAEALGGVGGAAALDALRQAVYASHSEVQAAAVGALGSYAFRTHAEELVPLFQQVVAKHASPVARSHARLALEGLSGQEVQPAESIDCARISPRRAGGWTLREGHTSLQLHWDKPKAPPLGSPCAAVPGGDSASVLEAMGEACLVGWDDGEFGGTLEVHEAGRVTVLEEPHANPLHVVRMHGAPVVVDGLAHMFGGAGSLVRVEASEGRWRATPWVTLPGAPMAYALDETGDLVVGTTDQRLDAVVCGRAGTFAPAHVVRVTRDGRLAPVEPDGRP; via the coding sequence ATGGAGGGAGAGGTGAAGTCCGGGCGTCCCCGCTGGCTGGCTGGGCTCGTGTGCGTGGTGGTGGCGCTGTCCATGGGGTGTTCCCGGCCGTGGAAGCGGGAAGACATCAGGACATGGGAGGGCTGCTGCGAGGGGGCTGACGCGTGCCTTGCGCTGCTGCAGCAACTCCACGGCCCCGACACGGGGGAGAAGTGGCTGCCGCCGGAGCAGGCGTGTGCCTCCTGGAAGTTGGGGCGCGTGGGGGAGGACGTCGTGCCTCGGCTGATTTCGCTGCTTCGGCATTCGGACCGTCGCGTGCGCGGCGGTGCAGCACAGGCGCTGGCGAAGATGGAAGAGAAGGCTGCGGGCGCTATGCCTGCGCTCATCGAGGCGTATGAGCGGGAGCCCGGTGGGCTGGCCCTGCACGCGCTCTCCTCACTCGATGACGAGAGAGCAGCGCCAGCCATTGTGCGCCACCTCCTGGAGTCGCCCACGTCGGCCCTGGAGCACCTCGGCCCGACATTGGCCCCGGTGCTGGTAGAGGTGCTGGAGAATCCGGAGTCGAGCTGGGAGGCACTGGTGCTGGTGCGCCGCGTCCTCGCCCGGCGCCCCTCCATGTACACGGAGACGTTCGTTCCGCGCCTGCGGACGCTCCTCGCGCGGGAACTGGGGGAGCCCACTCTCCGGCGCCCACCAGGGACGTCCTGCCCGTCGGCGCCTGCGCCAAGCTGCGAGGCGGTTTTCGACGGGTGCACCCCGCGAGCGGCCTACGTGGCATCGGCGTTGGCGGCCTACGAGCGCCGAGGCGCGAAGGCCGCGCCCGAGGTGCTCCAGGCGCTCCAGCGGGCGGACGTGCGCCTCACACCCGTGGCGCTGCAGGCGCTGGTGGCCTTCGGGAGTCCTGCTGCGGTGCCCGAGGTCCTCCAGCAGCTCGCCGTGCCTGAATGCCGTGCCCGGGCCCTTGCGAGCCTCGTGTCTCTGGGGGACGTCGCGCGGCCAGCCGCGACGGAGCCGCTGCTGCGGCTGCTGGCCACGGGGGAGGAGGGCTGGGTGCGGGCGCGGGCCGCAGAGGCCCTTGGAGGCGTGGGAGGTGCAGCCGCCCTCGATGCGTTGCGCCAGGCGGTGTACGCGTCGCACAGCGAAGTCCAGGCCGCGGCTGTCGGGGCGCTGGGCAGCTACGCCTTCCGGACGCATGCGGAGGAGCTGGTGCCGTTGTTCCAGCAGGTGGTGGCGAAGCACGCCTCTCCGGTGGCGCGGAGCCACGCGAGGTTGGCCTTGGAGGGACTCTCCGGGCAGGAGGTGCAGCCTGCGGAGTCCATCGACTGCGCCCGCATCAGTCCAAGACGCGCCGGAGGGTGGACGCTGCGCGAGGGGCACACCTCTCTCCAGTTGCACTGGGACAAGCCGAAGGCGCCCCCACTAGGGAGTCCGTGTGCAGCCGTGCCTGGAGGGGACTCCGCCTCCGTCCTCGAAGCCATGGGCGAGGCCTGCCTCGTCGGGTGGGACGACGGGGAGTTTGGGGGCACGCTGGAGGTGCATGAGGCCGGGCGGGTGACGGTGCTGGAGGAGCCCCACGCCAATCCCCTGCATGTCGTGCGGATGCACGGCGCACCCGTGGTGGTGGATGGCCTTGCGCACATGTTTGGCGGCGCGGGGAGTCTGGTGCGTGTCGAAGCGTCCGAGGGGCGGTGGCGTGCCACACCTTGGGTGACTCTCCCAGGCGCGCCGATGGCCTACGCGCTGGACGAGACGGGAGACCTCGTGGTGGGGACGACGGACCAGCGACTCGACGCAGTCGTATGTGGCCGGGCTGGCACCTTCGCTCCCGCCCACGTGGTGCGCGTCACGAGGGACGGGCGTCTGGCCCCCGTCGAACCGGATGGACGGCCCTGA
- a CDS encoding gamma-glutamylcyclotransferase family protein, which translates to MKRASTSATRVFVYGTLLSGEPNHHLLRGARLVGLARTQPRFTLYDYGAFPALASRGKHDVEGEVYEVDARMLAELDRLEGHPRFYERTSIALDGAGRVEAYLFPKGRLAGRPIIESGCWRRHLQERKPW; encoded by the coding sequence GTGAAGCGCGCTTCAACCTCAGCCACACGCGTCTTCGTCTACGGGACGCTGCTGTCCGGCGAGCCCAACCACCACCTCCTGCGCGGCGCCCGCCTCGTCGGCCTGGCGCGGACGCAGCCCCGCTTCACCCTCTACGACTACGGGGCCTTCCCTGCCCTCGCCTCCAGGGGCAAGCATGACGTCGAGGGCGAGGTGTACGAAGTTGACGCTCGCATGCTGGCGGAGCTCGACAGGCTCGAGGGCCACCCTCGCTTCTACGAGCGCACGTCCATTGCCCTCGACGGTGCCGGCCGCGTCGAGGCATACCTGTTTCCCAAGGGGCGGTTGGCCGGCCGCCCCATCATTGAGTCCGGTTGCTGGCGTCGACACCTACAGGAGAGGAAGCCATGGTAA
- a CDS encoding gamma-glutamylcyclotransferase family protein, whose product MFGGYSRRWGGAVASLQRVRGAHVEGLLYRLTPEDLRALDAFEGHPFAYRRAARLVTDKAGHRRRALVYLQPEEDFESWPPAGRYFRVLWHAYGRLGFNRAALACALGGAA is encoded by the coding sequence GTGTTTGGCGGCTACAGCCGCCGCTGGGGCGGCGCAGTCGCCAGCCTCCAGCGCGTGCGCGGAGCCCACGTCGAGGGCTTGCTGTACCGCCTCACCCCGGAGGACTTACGCGCCCTCGACGCCTTCGAGGGGCACCCCTTCGCGTACCGGCGCGCCGCCCGACTGGTGACGGACAAGGCCGGCCACCGCCGCCGCGCGCTGGTGTATCTCCAGCCCGAGGAAGACTTCGAATCCTGGCCCCCCGCTGGCCGCTACTTCCGCGTCCTCTGGCACGCATACGGGCGCCTGGGCTTCAACCGCGCCGCGCTCGCGTGCGCCCTGGGAGGCGCGGCGTGA
- a CDS encoding amidoligase family protein translates to MKMLRFGIEIETVGASRQKLAHAIQGAVGGRVSGDYQGWQVTDSQGRTWKVVPDGSLSGGEYSGEIVSPILTYQDMEALQQVVRAAREAGARADASTGIHIHVDGSRFDAKGITNLVKMVHKQERLLETALGVSATRLARYCRPIDAAFIQRLEARRPRTLQEVNEAWYGRHNVAPQRYDSSRYHGLNLNSLFFRGTIEFRYFNGSVHAGEVKAYVQLVLALAARALASKAASSKRRDFNPATAKYDFRVFLLHLGLIGEEFKTARTHLLKKLEGSAAWKGQRRDKRGSGGGEDGSPGSEGTQSAQGGSGSAQGDAHEALAA, encoded by the coding sequence ATGAAGATGCTCCGGTTTGGGATTGAGATTGAGACAGTTGGCGCCAGCCGCCAGAAGCTGGCCCACGCGATTCAGGGCGCGGTGGGCGGGCGCGTTTCCGGAGACTACCAGGGCTGGCAGGTGACGGACTCGCAGGGCCGCACCTGGAAGGTGGTGCCAGACGGCTCGCTGAGCGGGGGCGAGTACAGCGGCGAAATCGTCTCCCCCATCCTCACCTACCAGGACATGGAAGCCTTACAGCAGGTGGTGCGCGCCGCGCGCGAGGCCGGCGCCCGCGCCGACGCATCCACCGGCATCCACATCCACGTCGACGGCAGCCGCTTCGATGCCAAGGGCATCACCAACCTCGTGAAGATGGTGCACAAGCAGGAGCGCCTCCTGGAGACGGCCCTCGGGGTGAGCGCGACGCGGCTGGCCCGGTACTGCCGGCCCATCGACGCAGCCTTCATCCAGCGGCTGGAGGCCCGCCGCCCGCGCACCCTGCAGGAGGTGAATGAGGCTTGGTACGGGCGCCACAACGTCGCCCCGCAGCGCTACGACTCCAGCCGCTATCACGGCCTCAACCTCAACAGCCTCTTCTTCCGGGGCACGATTGAATTCCGCTACTTCAACGGCTCGGTCCACGCGGGCGAGGTGAAGGCCTACGTCCAACTGGTGTTGGCCCTCGCGGCCCGTGCCCTGGCTTCAAAGGCAGCCTCCAGCAAGCGCCGCGACTTCAACCCCGCCACTGCCAAGTACGACTTCCGGGTGTTCCTCCTCCACCTGGGCCTCATCGGCGAGGAGTTCAAGACGGCCCGCACCCACCTCCTCAAGAAGCTGGAGGGCAGCGCCGCCTGGAAGGGCCAGCGCCGCGACAAGCGCGGCTCGGGTGGGGGAGAGGACGGCTCGCCCGGCAGCGAGGGCACGCAGAGCGCACAGGGCGGCAGCGGGAGCGCACAGGGCGACGCGCACGAAGCCCTCGCCGCCTGA
- a CDS encoding DUF2924 domain-containing protein, which yields MPRNAAPKTKTTTTKKTTKLESMSLTELRARYREFVGEETRSPNKTYLIRRIEEALAAKKQRSPSRRATATAPSASPAPVARAAPTAEGTQPTRQRGRFASMTIGELQAKYREAVGRPTGSSNPSYLQWKIREAEAGRVPVGPRPEREAKVGEDGKRVIPLSFDAKELQVLDKAWRDAGIPSRTRFFRRAVHRELTAMGATEAAALFAPKEE from the coding sequence ATGCCTCGCAACGCCGCACCGAAGACGAAGACGACGACGACGAAGAAGACGACGAAGCTGGAGTCCATGAGCCTGACGGAGCTGCGCGCCCGGTACCGCGAATTCGTGGGCGAGGAGACGCGCAGCCCCAACAAGACGTACCTCATCCGCCGCATCGAGGAGGCCCTTGCCGCGAAGAAGCAGCGCAGCCCCTCCCGCCGCGCGACGGCCACCGCCCCCAGCGCTTCTCCGGCGCCTGTGGCCCGAGCCGCCCCCACGGCCGAGGGCACGCAGCCGACCCGCCAGCGCGGGCGCTTCGCATCCATGACGATTGGCGAATTGCAGGCGAAGTACCGCGAAGCCGTGGGGCGCCCGACGGGCAGCAGCAACCCCTCTTACCTCCAGTGGAAGATTCGGGAGGCGGAGGCCGGACGCGTGCCGGTGGGCCCGCGCCCCGAGCGCGAGGCAAAGGTGGGCGAAGACGGCAAGCGCGTCATCCCTCTCTCCTTCGACGCGAAAGAACTCCAAGTCCTGGACAAGGCCTGGCGCGACGCGGGCATCCCGAGCCGGACTCGCTTCTTCCGCCGCGCGGTGCACCGCGAACTCACGGCCATGGGTGCCACCGAGGCTGCCGCGCTTTTCGCACCCAAAGAGGAGTGA
- a CDS encoding DUF6900 domain-containing protein has protein sequence MTPRKPRPANAEKPARAPEETLERIVREEMNIETLKTRNSDSLDIHEVAVWQLRDALEAAYQAGIRAANSPRSS, from the coding sequence ATGACACCCCGCAAGCCCCGCCCCGCCAACGCCGAGAAGCCCGCCCGGGCACCCGAAGAAACCCTCGAGCGCATTGTGCGCGAGGAGATGAACATCGAAACGCTGAAGACACGCAACAGCGACAGCCTCGACATCCACGAGGTGGCGGTGTGGCAACTGAGGGACGCCCTCGAAGCGGCCTACCAAGCCGGCATCCGCGCCGCCAACAGCCCCCGCAGCTCGTAG
- a CDS encoding phage tail protein, whose amino-acid sequence MATVELPALYVDTVSLFAETRRPLLLNRAPGPEEADVPVDAALELELVDVGADGIARATTRVWVDDVLAFEGGASVEVAPAFAGPLAEVRQMADTLRVVLHPAVPLASQATVSVRVVSATAGGEHLLDETYTFTVEDRTAPRLVGAQAVGPKSVRLAFDEDVRVPPTARFTFTPRGAPAVPVAALEAAADGPLVHLVLDTELTPDVVYEVRVEAVTDTHDNPVLAPYHRATFAGFRPVRPPSRSFQLWDMLPGHNRRDDVTGDLHRFISCLQEVTDLLLADLDAFPDVFDLERAPEAFLDAILQDLGNPFAFELDVLARRRLASVLVDMYQQKGTALGLRNAIRFFLGIEVRAISPFASDTLVLGESELGVDWVLGPSERFARYAFNVEVERLLSPAERLRLRTLVEYLKPAHTHFVDLVEPLPPILPEHWELGLSELGETTTLH is encoded by the coding sequence ATGGCCACGGTTGAGCTGCCCGCCCTCTACGTCGACACCGTCTCCCTCTTCGCCGAGACGCGCCGCCCCCTCCTCCTCAACCGCGCTCCGGGCCCCGAGGAAGCGGATGTCCCCGTCGATGCCGCGCTGGAGCTGGAGCTGGTGGACGTCGGCGCGGACGGCATTGCCCGGGCGACCACGCGCGTCTGGGTGGACGACGTCCTCGCCTTCGAGGGCGGGGCCAGCGTCGAGGTGGCGCCTGCCTTCGCGGGGCCACTCGCGGAGGTGAGGCAGATGGCGGACACCCTGCGTGTGGTGCTCCACCCGGCGGTGCCGCTGGCCAGCCAGGCCACCGTCTCCGTGCGCGTCGTCTCCGCCACGGCCGGCGGCGAGCACCTCCTTGACGAGACGTACACCTTCACCGTGGAGGACAGGACGGCCCCGCGCCTCGTGGGCGCGCAGGCCGTGGGGCCCAAGTCGGTGCGCCTCGCCTTCGACGAGGACGTGCGGGTGCCGCCCACGGCGCGCTTCACCTTCACGCCTCGTGGCGCCCCCGCAGTCCCTGTGGCCGCCCTCGAGGCCGCTGCCGACGGCCCCCTCGTCCACCTCGTCCTCGACACGGAGCTGACACCGGACGTGGTTTACGAAGTGCGTGTAGAGGCCGTGACGGACACACACGACAACCCTGTGCTCGCCCCCTACCACCGCGCCACCTTCGCGGGCTTCCGTCCAGTTCGGCCGCCCTCCCGGAGCTTCCAGCTCTGGGACATGCTGCCGGGCCACAACCGCCGCGACGACGTGACGGGAGACTTGCACCGCTTCATCTCTTGCCTCCAGGAGGTGACGGACCTACTCCTCGCGGACTTGGACGCGTTCCCCGACGTCTTTGACTTGGAGCGCGCGCCGGAGGCCTTCCTGGACGCCATCCTCCAGGACTTGGGCAACCCCTTCGCCTTCGAACTGGACGTCCTCGCCCGGCGCCGCCTGGCCTCCGTCCTCGTGGACATGTACCAGCAGAAGGGCACCGCGCTGGGCTTGCGCAACGCCATCCGCTTCTTCCTCGGCATCGAGGTGAGGGCCATCTCCCCGTTCGCCTCGGACACCCTCGTGCTGGGCGAGTCCGAGCTGGGCGTGGACTGGGTGCTGGGCCCCTCGGAGCGCTTCGCCCGCTACGCCTTCAACGTCGAGGTGGAGCGTCTCCTCTCGCCCGCGGAGCGCCTGCGCCTGCGCACCCTCGTCGAGTACCTCAAGCCCGCGCACACCCACTTCGTGGACCTGGTGGAGCCCCTGCCGCCCATTCTCCCGGAGCACTGGGAGCTGGGACTCAGCGAGCTGGGCGAGACGACGACGCTGCACTGA
- a CDS encoding baseplate J/gp47 family protein, with the protein MEAFADVPLLPASTDYTHRDFDALRARLVALTKSVFPDWTDFDVASFGNLLLEMYAFVGDILGSYQDNLARESRLSTATQRRNVIALARMLGYRLHGAQAATAEVELRLAQPPAAPVTFLAGTVVRTQEVTEAVRFQFLSSVTIPAGANPPRILAVVEHSKTHTQLFDARGLADFEAHLDFAPYLDGSARVSTAQGAFTEVDTFLSSRASDAHFLVSVDQGDRATVRFGNGTNGLPPAGTVAVVYKTGGGAAGNVDAGRLVVVEGSFRDAHGHAVQVSVHNLAPASGGVDRQTVASAKLLAPESLRALTRTVSREDFEINARRLPGVARALMLTSNEDASIAENAGILYVVPQGGGVPTPALKAQVLRQVTEVYPCTLTFQVSVQEPVYRRVDVAARLFLRQGASAQDVASHVRQALATHFRVSEPDGTPNPRIDFGFNLKDAQGFPAGEVAWSDVFNVIRDVPGVRKLGDARMDLTLNGLPADVKLTVRELPVLGSVTLQDGDSGGLL; encoded by the coding sequence GTGGAGGCCTTCGCCGACGTGCCACTTCTTCCTGCGTCCACCGACTACACCCACCGCGACTTCGACGCCCTGCGCGCGCGCCTCGTGGCGCTGACGAAGAGCGTCTTCCCGGACTGGACGGACTTCGACGTCGCCAGCTTCGGCAACCTGCTCCTGGAGATGTACGCCTTCGTCGGCGACATCCTTGGCAGCTACCAGGACAACCTCGCCCGCGAGTCGCGCCTCTCCACTGCCACCCAGCGCCGCAACGTCATCGCCCTGGCGCGCATGCTGGGCTACCGGCTTCACGGTGCCCAGGCAGCCACCGCCGAGGTGGAGCTGCGCCTGGCCCAGCCTCCCGCCGCCCCCGTCACCTTCCTCGCCGGCACCGTCGTCCGCACCCAGGAGGTGACGGAGGCCGTCCGCTTCCAGTTCCTCTCGTCCGTCACCATTCCGGCCGGCGCCAACCCGCCGCGCATCCTCGCGGTGGTGGAGCACTCGAAGACGCACACCCAGCTCTTCGACGCCCGCGGCCTCGCCGACTTCGAGGCGCACCTGGACTTCGCCCCCTACCTCGACGGCTCCGCCCGCGTGTCCACCGCCCAGGGCGCCTTCACCGAGGTGGACACCTTCCTCAGCTCCCGGGCCTCCGACGCCCACTTCCTCGTCAGCGTGGACCAAGGAGACAGGGCCACCGTCCGCTTCGGCAACGGCACCAACGGCCTGCCTCCCGCTGGCACCGTCGCGGTGGTGTACAAGACGGGTGGCGGCGCGGCCGGCAACGTAGACGCGGGCCGCCTCGTCGTCGTGGAGGGAAGCTTCCGGGACGCCCACGGCCACGCGGTGCAGGTGTCCGTCCACAACCTCGCCCCCGCCTCGGGTGGCGTGGATAGGCAGACGGTGGCCTCCGCGAAGCTGCTCGCCCCCGAGAGTCTTCGCGCGCTAACGCGCACCGTCTCCCGCGAGGACTTCGAAATCAACGCCCGGCGCCTGCCCGGCGTAGCGCGCGCTCTCATGCTGACGTCCAACGAGGATGCTTCCATTGCCGAGAATGCCGGCATCCTCTACGTGGTGCCGCAGGGCGGTGGCGTGCCCACGCCCGCGCTCAAAGCCCAGGTGCTGCGCCAGGTGACGGAAGTCTACCCCTGCACCCTCACCTTCCAGGTGAGCGTCCAGGAGCCGGTGTACCGGCGCGTGGACGTCGCCGCGCGCCTCTTCCTACGCCAGGGCGCTTCGGCCCAGGACGTCGCCTCGCACGTCCGCCAGGCGCTCGCCACCCACTTCCGGGTGAGCGAGCCGGACGGCACGCCCAACCCGCGCATCGACTTCGGCTTCAACCTCAAGGACGCCCAGGGCTTCCCCGCCGGAGAGGTGGCCTGGTCCGACGTCTTCAACGTCATCCGCGACGTGCCCGGCGTGCGGAAGCTGGGCGACGCGCGCATGGACTTGACGCTCAACGGCCTGCCCGCGGACGTGAAGCTGACGGTGCGGGAGCTGCCGGTGCTGGGCAGCGTCACCCTCCAGGACGGGGACTCCGGAGGGTTGCTCTGA
- a CDS encoding GPW/gp25 family protein: MSRALQNLLVPFGRDKKRDFASGTGAELLASKVRQVLLTEGATPHSTGELPWRTSFGAGLSRLRHQRNDKVLAELARVYVRDALARWLPGVQFVQVRVKQEAVTLTLRVRVREGDTTADLDVSFQREG, encoded by the coding sequence ATGAGTCGAGCGCTCCAGAATCTCCTCGTCCCCTTCGGCAGAGACAAGAAGCGCGACTTCGCCTCCGGCACCGGGGCCGAGCTGCTCGCCTCGAAGGTGCGGCAGGTGCTGCTGACGGAAGGCGCCACGCCCCACTCCACCGGCGAGCTGCCCTGGCGCACCAGCTTCGGCGCGGGCCTCTCGCGGCTACGCCACCAGCGCAACGACAAGGTGCTGGCGGAGCTGGCGCGCGTGTACGTCCGTGACGCGCTCGCGCGCTGGTTGCCTGGCGTCCAGTTCGTGCAGGTCCGCGTCAAGCAGGAGGCGGTCACGCTGACGCTACGTGTGCGCGTGCGCGAAGGTGACACGACAGCGGACTTGGATGTCTCCTTCCAGCGGGAAGGTTAA
- a CDS encoding phage baseplate assembly protein V: protein MSTFDDDILAHDTRLLGMYVGYVTSRDDEAQLGRVRVCIPGVLEPESAWAWPLGTSGGGAKGTGFFAVPHVGAEVAVFFNQGDVDAPYYLSAHWGKPGGQSEVPEEAQVSPPDNRVLATPTFRVELDESVGKRKLKLTNRKTGDCLTFDAEENTVTLEATTALTLRAVGAISLEAAQVTIAGRVVRPIAEPI, encoded by the coding sequence ATGAGCACCTTCGACGACGACATCCTCGCCCATGACACGCGCCTCCTCGGCATGTACGTGGGCTACGTCACCAGCCGCGACGACGAGGCGCAGCTCGGCCGCGTCCGCGTGTGCATCCCCGGTGTCCTCGAGCCCGAGTCCGCCTGGGCCTGGCCCCTGGGCACCTCCGGGGGCGGCGCCAAGGGCACGGGCTTCTTCGCGGTGCCACACGTGGGCGCCGAGGTGGCCGTCTTCTTCAATCAAGGGGATGTGGACGCGCCCTACTACCTCTCGGCGCACTGGGGAAAGCCGGGCGGTCAGAGTGAGGTGCCCGAAGAAGCCCAGGTGTCTCCGCCCGACAACCGCGTCCTCGCCACGCCCACCTTCCGCGTCGAGTTGGACGAGTCCGTGGGGAAGCGGAAGCTGAAGCTCACCAACCGGAAGACGGGCGACTGCCTCACCTTCGACGCGGAGGAGAACACAGTCACCCTGGAGGCCACCACCGCCCTCACCCTGCGCGCGGTGGGCGCCATCTCCTTGGAGGCCGCCCAGGTCACCATCGCTGGCCGTGTGGTGCGCCCCATCGCTGAGCCGATTTGA
- a CDS encoding phage late control D family protein → MTRPLDRSAPGVRLTLLAHEKARSGEALSLEGRVLGLTFEDSATKADKLSLQLDNFDLALFEKEELVGGAVLEVSWGYPGLMASPRRVVVKKLKGFQVLTVEGQALSALMHREAKARTWKGKTRAQVVREVAAEYGYEEDSVHVEDTGESFDTIHQAGETDARFLRRLAAREEFEFHVDDKGLTFGPRNQAAAPTQVLWWYADAGRGDVLSVNVESELGRRVGKVDVRGRDAMAKRNLEAQASSTTVERTTLADFLEVVDKRTGSTSLQLRNSTTSVQPTSASTPAQAQRESEARFRRAEAGTVKLSLQVVGNPSLRAKSVVEVRGISSFMSGRYYVTEAKHVLSSSGYTTDLKLSRDGTGRRQQASPEKQGQPQGGQPNTSAPETTGALKEVEAFERDTGTRYIEYRRDGQPIGVEDPEAGMSLPR, encoded by the coding sequence ATGACGCGGCCCCTCGACAGGAGCGCGCCTGGCGTGCGCCTCACGCTGCTGGCACACGAGAAGGCCCGCAGCGGTGAGGCCCTCTCCCTTGAGGGACGTGTCCTCGGCCTCACCTTTGAGGACTCCGCGACGAAGGCCGACAAGCTGTCCCTCCAGTTGGACAACTTCGACCTGGCCCTCTTCGAGAAGGAGGAGTTGGTGGGCGGCGCGGTGCTGGAAGTGTCCTGGGGCTACCCGGGCCTCATGGCATCGCCGCGGCGAGTGGTGGTGAAAAAGCTGAAGGGCTTCCAGGTGCTCACTGTCGAGGGCCAGGCGCTCTCCGCCCTCATGCACCGCGAGGCGAAGGCGCGCACGTGGAAGGGCAAGACGCGCGCCCAGGTGGTGCGCGAGGTGGCCGCCGAGTACGGCTACGAGGAGGACTCCGTCCACGTCGAGGACACCGGAGAGTCCTTCGACACCATCCACCAGGCCGGGGAGACAGACGCGCGCTTTCTGCGGCGCCTGGCCGCGCGGGAGGAGTTCGAGTTCCACGTCGACGACAAGGGCCTCACCTTCGGCCCGCGCAACCAGGCCGCCGCGCCCACACAGGTGCTGTGGTGGTACGCGGACGCGGGACGGGGCGACGTCCTCTCCGTCAACGTCGAGTCGGAGCTGGGCCGCCGAGTGGGCAAGGTGGACGTGCGCGGCCGGGACGCCATGGCCAAGAGAAACCTCGAGGCCCAGGCGAGCAGTACCACCGTGGAGCGCACCACCCTCGCGGACTTCCTGGAGGTGGTGGACAAGCGCACGGGCAGCACGTCGCTGCAGCTCCGCAACAGCACCACCAGCGTCCAGCCCACCTCAGCCTCGACACCTGCTCAAGCCCAGCGCGAGTCCGAGGCCCGCTTCCGACGCGCGGAAGCCGGCACCGTGAAGCTGTCCCTCCAGGTGGTGGGCAATCCCAGCTTGCGCGCCAAGTCCGTCGTGGAGGTGCGCGGCATCTCCAGCTTCATGTCCGGCCGGTACTACGTCACCGAGGCGAAGCACGTCCTCTCCTCCTCCGGCTACACCACGGATTTGAAGCTGTCGCGCGACGGCACCGGCCGCCGGCAGCAAGCCAGCCCCGAGAAGCAAGGCCAGCCCCAGGGCGGTCAGCCCAACACCAGCGCACCCGAAACGACTGGGGCACTGAAGGAAGTCGAGGCCTTCGAGCGGGACACCGGCACCCGGTACATCGAGTACCGCCGCGACGGGCAACCCATCGGTGTCGAGGACCCGGAAGCCGGAATGAGTCTCCCCAGGTAG